The following proteins come from a genomic window of Desulfobulbaceae bacterium:
- a CDS encoding efflux RND transporter permease subunit: protein MLDKIIRLALENRLIVVVASLLVLVVGTYVTVKMPVDVLPDLTAPTVTIITEAHGMATEEVESVVTYPIESAVNGSSGVRRVRSYTVAGLSTVWVEFTWNTDIYKARQVVNEKLQSLAGVLPADAIPQLAPISSIMGEIMHVALISDQHNTMELKEVADFVVRKRLLAVPGVSQVSNIGGDTRQYQAELDPQLLQAFGVTVGEVISALKGANENFAAGVMKKSGQEYMIRGVGRVRTIADLEQTVVASRNGVPVLIRDVARVDIGPAFRYGDASSNGKPGVVISIQKHPTANTLELTKRLDGKLNELQKSLPAGMILETDIFRQSDFIERAIDNITKVLAEGAVLVIVILFLFLGNIRTTLISIAAMPLSLLFAIFALRIFDISINTMTLGGMAIAIGVIVDDAIIDVENVFRRLQENRLLPESTRSPALQVIFDASKEIRASIVNATLIILMVFMPLFFLTGVEGRLLRPLGISYMVSIGTSLIVALTVTPALCYYLLPRAKCLEQQENSAIVRWLQNLYRPMLNLAVTRPQLVIAGSVVAFALAMIPLSMTGRSFLPTFNEGALTVVIVTSPGTSLEQSATISLQVEKTLLNHPNITKTARRTGRGDMDEHGKAASMTEIEAKLDMQDRKLNEVMAELRKAMAGMPATITFGQPIGHRIDHMLSGTMANIAIKIFGPELFRLRSTAEEIRGAIADVPGLADLSVEQQKDIPQIQIVPDRAQMARYNLTMSGVAEAMEAATAGMIVTRTLEGDRGFDVVVKFPDNARDSTNTIKNVMIDTPTGVKIPLSSVAQVVSSKGPNTITRENAQRKIVVQANVTGRDLRAVFDDVRNRTEERVKLPDGYYVEYGGQFESEAEATRTIGLLSVVSLLFIILILYFEFNSFRDAFLVMVNLPLAFIGGIIAVYSTSGVISVASLVGFITLFGIATRNGILLISHYKHLMEEEGETLREAVLRGSMERLRPVIMTALAAGLALVPFAIAADKPGNEILSPLAIVILGGLLSSTILNMVVLPSLYLKFGRPIGG from the coding sequence ATGCTCGATAAAATAATCCGCCTAGCCTTGGAAAACCGGTTGATCGTCGTTGTGGCGTCCCTGCTGGTCCTGGTGGTCGGCACCTATGTAACCGTCAAGATGCCGGTGGATGTACTCCCGGACCTGACCGCCCCCACAGTTACCATTATCACTGAAGCCCACGGCATGGCCACTGAAGAAGTAGAGTCGGTTGTCACCTATCCGATAGAAAGTGCCGTTAACGGCTCAAGCGGTGTGCGCCGAGTTCGCTCCTATACTGTAGCAGGTCTTTCCACGGTATGGGTTGAGTTCACCTGGAATACCGATATTTACAAAGCTCGGCAAGTGGTTAACGAAAAACTGCAATCGTTGGCAGGAGTTCTACCAGCAGATGCGATCCCCCAACTAGCCCCAATCTCTTCAATCATGGGAGAGATCATGCATGTGGCCCTGATCAGCGACCAGCATAACACCATGGAACTGAAAGAAGTCGCCGACTTCGTGGTCCGCAAACGGCTCCTGGCAGTGCCGGGAGTATCACAAGTATCCAACATCGGTGGCGACACCCGCCAATACCAAGCGGAACTCGACCCACAACTCCTTCAGGCCTTTGGGGTCACGGTGGGTGAAGTAATCTCGGCCCTCAAGGGAGCCAATGAAAATTTTGCTGCCGGTGTCATGAAAAAATCCGGCCAAGAGTACATGATTCGAGGCGTAGGAAGAGTCCGGACAATAGCCGATCTGGAGCAAACAGTGGTAGCCTCGCGAAATGGCGTACCCGTTCTGATTCGTGATGTAGCACGGGTTGACATCGGCCCGGCTTTCAGATATGGCGACGCTTCTTCCAACGGTAAGCCCGGTGTTGTCATTTCGATCCAGAAACATCCCACGGCAAATACTCTTGAACTAACAAAACGCCTGGACGGCAAGCTCAATGAGTTGCAGAAAAGCCTTCCGGCCGGCATGATACTTGAGACCGATATTTTCCGTCAATCCGACTTCATTGAGCGGGCCATCGACAACATCACTAAAGTGCTGGCCGAAGGGGCTGTGCTGGTTATTGTTATTCTCTTCCTCTTTCTGGGCAATATCCGGACGACCCTTATTTCCATTGCCGCCATGCCGCTTTCTCTGCTGTTTGCTATCTTTGCGCTTCGAATTTTCGATATCTCCATCAACACCATGACTCTCGGTGGTATGGCCATTGCCATCGGTGTAATTGTTGACGATGCCATTATTGATGTGGAAAACGTTTTTCGACGGCTTCAGGAAAACCGTTTACTACCGGAAAGCACTCGTTCGCCAGCGCTCCAGGTAATTTTCGATGCCTCTAAGGAGATCCGGGCTTCCATTGTCAATGCCACCCTGATTATCCTCATGGTCTTTATGCCCCTTTTTTTCTTAACTGGAGTCGAAGGGCGTCTCTTGCGCCCTCTTGGCATTTCCTACATGGTCTCCATCGGGACATCCTTGATTGTCGCCCTGACCGTCACCCCTGCCCTCTGCTACTATCTGTTACCACGAGCAAAATGTCTTGAACAACAAGAAAACAGCGCCATAGTGCGCTGGCTACAAAACCTCTACCGGCCTATGCTCAACCTGGCGGTCACTCGCCCTCAACTGGTTATCGCGGGATCAGTTGTGGCCTTTGCCTTGGCAATGATTCCACTCTCCATGACCGGGCGCTCCTTTTTGCCAACGTTCAACGAAGGCGCTCTGACGGTGGTTATCGTCACCTCACCGGGGACATCCCTGGAACAATCGGCAACAATCTCCCTTCAGGTAGAAAAAACCCTCCTCAACCATCCGAACATTACAAAAACGGCCAGAAGAACAGGCCGAGGAGACATGGACGAACACGGCAAGGCGGCCAGCATGACGGAAATCGAGGCCAAACTCGACATGCAAGACCGCAAACTCAACGAGGTCATGGCGGAACTCCGAAAGGCCATGGCTGGGATGCCAGCCACTATTACCTTTGGCCAGCCGATTGGTCACAGGATCGATCACATGCTCTCTGGGACCATGGCCAATATTGCCATCAAGATTTTCGGCCCTGAGCTTTTTCGACTGCGAAGTACGGCGGAAGAGATCAGAGGCGCCATAGCCGATGTCCCCGGCCTGGCCGACCTGTCAGTTGAACAGCAGAAAGACATTCCCCAGATCCAGATCGTTCCCGACCGAGCACAAATGGCCCGGTACAATCTCACCATGTCAGGTGTCGCGGAGGCAATGGAGGCCGCCACCGCCGGCATGATTGTAACCCGCACCCTGGAAGGAGACCGAGGTTTTGATGTGGTGGTCAAGTTCCCCGATAACGCTCGCGACAGCACCAACACCATCAAAAACGTCATGATCGATACCCCTACCGGGGTCAAAATCCCCCTTTCCTCCGTAGCACAAGTCGTTTCCTCCAAGGGGCCGAACACCATCACCAGAGAGAATGCCCAACGAAAAATTGTCGTCCAGGCAAACGTAACAGGCCGCGACCTGAGGGCTGTTTTCGATGATGTCCGTAATCGCACAGAAGAGCGTGTCAAACTCCCTGATGGCTATTACGTGGAGTATGGGGGGCAGTTTGAAAGTGAAGCCGAGGCCACCAGGACAATTGGACTGCTAAGCGTGGTTTCCCTGCTCTTCATCATCCTGATCCTCTATTTTGAATTCAATTCATTTAGAGACGCTTTTCTGGTCATGGTCAATCTTCCATTAGCCTTCATCGGCGGAATAATAGCCGTGTATTCCACTTCCGGTGTAATTAGTGTCGCCTCACTCGTGGGTTTTATCACCTTATTCGGTATCGCAACGCGAAATGGCATCCTACTCATCTCACACTATAAACACCTCATGGAGGAAGAAGGAGAAACTCTGCGTGAGGCTGTGCTGCGAGGCTCGATGGAACGTCTCCGACCGGTCATCATGACAGCGCTTGCGGCAGGACTAGCACTGGTACCATTTGCAATCGCCGCAGACAAGCCTGGAAATGAAATCCTTTCCCCCTTGGCTATTGTAATTCTGGGCGGATTGCTCAGTTCAACAATTCTCAACATGGTGGTGTTACCGTCACTTTATTTAAAATTTGGCAGACCCATCGGGGGGTAA
- a CDS encoding septation protein A: protein MKLLFDFFPILLFFLAYKVFDIYVATGVAIAATFVQVAYSWAKTRAVPPMQLLTLVIIVVFGGLTLYLHDEQFIKWKPTVINWLFACGFLASHFIGEKTVIQRMMGASIDLPNPVWRRLNFSWVTFFVIMGSANLYVMSHFDRDTWVNFKLFGMLGMTFVFMILQSIYLSRHLQESSSQQ, encoded by the coding sequence ATGAAACTTCTATTTGATTTTTTCCCCATCCTGCTCTTCTTTCTTGCATATAAGGTCTTTGACATCTACGTCGCCACCGGTGTTGCGATTGCCGCCACCTTCGTTCAAGTTGCCTACTCCTGGGCCAAGACTCGCGCCGTACCACCCATGCAGTTGCTGACCCTGGTCATCATCGTTGTCTTCGGAGGACTCACGCTATATCTGCACGACGAACAATTCATTAAATGGAAACCTACCGTTATCAACTGGCTTTTTGCCTGCGGTTTTTTAGCCAGCCATTTTATCGGCGAAAAAACTGTTATTCAGAGAATGATGGGGGCCAGCATCGACCTGCCAAATCCTGTATGGCGAAGGCTTAATTTCAGCTGGGTGACTTTTTTTGTGATTATGGGCAGCGCCAACCTCTACGTCATGAGCCACTTTGACCGCGACACCTGGGTCAATTTCAAACTCTTCGGGATGCTCGGGATGACCTTTGTCTTCATGATCCTGCAGTCCATCTACCTTTCCCGCCACCTGCAGGAATCTAGTTCCCAACAGTAG
- a CDS encoding ABC transporter ATP-binding protein produces MPTNELTSGPLVKISDLSFAYNNNGGRRILDGINMTIPRGKVIAIMGGSGCGKTTILRLIGGQLHPLHGEVRVDGHIVNQLNSKQLYKLRREMGMLFQFGALFTDISVFDNVAFPMREHTKLPEEMIRDLVLMKLNAVGLRGAAHLMPNELSGGMARRVALARTIALDPKLIMYDEPFTGLDPISLSIVAQIIRRLNDALGASSIIVTHDVASSMKIVDYIYFVSEGRIAAEGTPEEILKSDIPFVKQFVQAEPDGPVPFHYPAMNYRDELLNSHAHVPR; encoded by the coding sequence ATGCCCACCAACGAACTCACCTCCGGACCTCTGGTCAAGATCTCCGACCTATCCTTCGCCTACAACAATAACGGAGGCCGGCGCATCCTTGATGGCATCAACATGACCATCCCGCGCGGAAAAGTTATCGCTATCATGGGCGGCAGCGGCTGTGGCAAGACTACAATTCTGCGCCTGATCGGCGGCCAGCTTCACCCGCTCCACGGTGAAGTTCGGGTGGACGGCCACATTGTCAACCAGTTGAACAGCAAACAACTCTACAAGTTGCGCCGAGAAATGGGAATGTTGTTCCAGTTCGGGGCTCTTTTTACCGACATTTCAGTCTTCGATAACGTCGCCTTTCCAATGCGAGAGCACACCAAGCTTCCGGAAGAGATGATCCGCGACCTGGTGCTGATGAAACTGAATGCAGTTGGTCTCCGCGGCGCCGCTCACCTGATGCCAAATGAACTCTCAGGCGGCATGGCACGGCGGGTGGCCTTAGCGCGAACCATTGCTCTTGACCCGAAACTTATCATGTACGACGAGCCGTTCACTGGCCTGGATCCGATCTCACTCAGCATCGTAGCCCAAATAATCCGCCGACTCAACGACGCCTTAGGAGCCAGCTCAATTATCGTAACCCATGATGTGGCATCGTCTATGAAGATTGTGGACTATATCTATTTTGTCTCCGAAGGGAGAATCGCAGCAGAGGGAACACCAGAGGAGATCCTCAAATCAGACATCCCCTTCGTCAAACAATTCGTCCAGGCTGAACCAGACGGACCCGTGCCTTTCCACTACCCGGCGATGAATTATCGAGATGAATTGCTTAACTCCCATGCCCATGTCCCTCGCTGA
- the mlaE gene encoding lipid asymmetry maintenance ABC transporter permease subunit MlaE, whose protein sequence is MSLADFFRSVGRRINDGIWRLGFASRFMLTMLTQSGLAFRRFHLTLKEVYFTGVLSLIIILVSGLFVGMVLGLQGYNTLQRYGSSESLGVLVALSLVRELGPVISGLLFASRAGSAVTAEIGLMKATEQLSAMEMMAVDPIGRVVAPRFWGGVIAMPLLAALFSASGIFGGYLVGVKLIGVDEGAFWSQMQSSVDFHEDILNGVIKSVVFGILVSIIAVFEGYDSVPTAEGVSNATTRTVVTSSLVILFADFILTALMFRGA, encoded by the coding sequence ATGTCCCTCGCTGATTTTTTTCGCTCCGTTGGCCGCCGCATCAATGACGGCATCTGGCGTCTTGGCTTCGCTTCCCGCTTCATGCTGACCATGCTGACACAGTCTGGCCTTGCCTTTCGGCGATTCCACTTGACCCTCAAAGAGGTTTATTTTACCGGCGTCCTGTCGTTGATCATCATCCTGGTTTCCGGCCTCTTTGTCGGCATGGTCCTAGGGCTACAAGGGTACAACACCTTGCAACGGTACGGTTCAAGCGAGTCACTGGGGGTCTTGGTCGCATTGTCCTTGGTCCGTGAACTTGGCCCTGTTATTTCAGGACTGCTCTTTGCCAGTCGGGCCGGCTCCGCGGTCACTGCCGAGATCGGACTGATGAAAGCCACCGAACAACTCAGCGCCATGGAGATGATGGCTGTCGATCCCATCGGTCGGGTGGTCGCCCCCCGCTTCTGGGGTGGAGTTATCGCCATGCCGCTCTTAGCCGCGCTATTTTCCGCATCCGGAATCTTTGGGGGCTACCTGGTCGGAGTCAAACTGATCGGGGTCGATGAAGGCGCGTTCTGGTCACAGATGCAATCCTCAGTCGATTTCCACGAAGACATCCTCAACGGCGTTATCAAGAGTGTTGTTTTCGGCATCCTGGTTTCAATTATCGCCGTCTTCGAGGGCTACGACTCCGTACCCACCGCCGAAGGCGTCTCCAACGCAACAACGCGAACGGTAGTCACTTCTTCGCTGGTGATCCTATTCGCTGATTTCATTTTGACCGCATTGATGTTCAGAGGAGCCTGA